Proteins from a single region of Antechinus flavipes isolate AdamAnt ecotype Samford, QLD, Australia chromosome 2, AdamAnt_v2, whole genome shotgun sequence:
- the PURA gene encoding transcriptional activator protein Pur-alpha translates to MADRDSGSEQSGAALGSGGSLGHPGSGSGGGGGGGGGGGGGAPGGLQHETQELASKRVDIQNKRFYLDVKQNAKGRFLKIAEVGAGGNKSRLTLSMSVAVEFRDYLGDFIEHYAQLGPSQPPDLAQAQDEPRRALKSEFLVRENRKYYMDLKENQRGRFLRIRQTVNRGPGLGSTQGQTIALPAQGLIEFRDALAKLIDDYGVEEEPAELPEGTSLTVDNKRFFFDVGSNKYGVFMRVSEVKPTYRNSITVPYKVWAKFGHTFCKYSEEMKKIQEKQREKRAACEQLHQQQQQQQEDTAAATLLLQGEEEGEED, encoded by the coding sequence ATGGCGGACCGAGACAGTGGCAGCGAGCAAAGCGGAGCGGCGCTGGGCTCTGGCGGCTCCCTGGGGCACCCGGGCTCTGGCTCGggcggcggcgggggcggcggcggcgggggcggcgGCGGGGCCCCGGGGGGGCTGCAGCATGAGACCCAGGAGCTGGCCTCCAAGCGGGTGGACATCCAGAACAAGCGCTTCTACCTGGACGTGAAGCAGAATGCCAAGGGCCGCTTCCTGAAGATCGCCGAGGTGGGCGCTGGGGGCAACAAGAGCCGCCTCACGCTCTCCATGTCGGTGGCCGTGGAGTTCCGTGACTACCTGGGCGACTTCATCGAGCACTACGCGCAGCTGGGCCCCAGCCAGCCCCCGGACCTGGCCCAGGCGCAGGATGAACCGCGCCGGGCACTCAAGAGCGAGTTCCTGGTGCGAGAGAATCGCAAGTACTACATGGATCTCAAGGAGAACCAGCGGGGCCGCTTCCTCCGCATCCGCCAGACGGTCAACCGGGGGCCCGGCCTGGGCTCCACGCAGGGCCAGACCATCGCCCTGCCGGCCCAGGGGCTCATCGAGTTCCGTGACGCCCTGGCCAAGCTCATCGACGACTATGGCGTGGAGGAGGAGCCGGCCGAGCTGCCCGAGGGCACCTCCTTGACTGTGGACAACAAGCGTTTCTTCTTCGACGTGGGCTCCAACAAGTACGGGGTGTTCATGCGGGTGAGCGAGGTGAAGCCCACCTACCGCAACTCCATCACTGTCCCCTATAAAGTGTGGGCCAAGTTCGGCCATACCTTCTGCAAGTACTCCGAGGAGATGAAGAAGATCCAGGAGAAGCAGAGGGAGAAGCGGGCTGCCTGCGAGCAGCtccaccagcagcagcagcagcagcaggaggatACAGCAGCAGCAACCCTGCTGCtgcagggggaggaggagggggaggaagattGA